One part of the Mycobacterium marinum genome encodes these proteins:
- a CDS encoding aminotransferase class I/II-fold pyridoxal phosphate-dependent enzyme produces MKRYSTRPRRLRVSALAAVANPSYARVDTWNLLDDACCHLAEVDLAGMDITHDMAKVRRLMDRIGAYERYWLYPGAQNLANFRAHLESKSTVRLKEEVSLAVRLLGEYGDRTALFDTSAPLAEQELVAQAKQQQFYTVLVADDAPTSAPDSLAEHLRALHNPSDDVQFEVLLAPSVEDAITAVALNGEIQAAIIRHDLPLRSRDRLPLMNALLGANDDVVAPDSPHDWIECGEWIRELRPHIDLYLLTDESIAAGAEDDPDVYDRTFYRLNDVTDLHSTVLAGLRNRFATPFFDALRAYAAAPVGQFHALPVARGASIFNSKSLQDMGEFYGRNIFMAETSTTSGGLDSLLDPHGNIKKAMDKAASTWNADHTYFVTNGTSTANKIVVQSLTRPGDIVLIDRNCHKSHHYGLVLAGAYPLYLDAYPLPPFAIYGAVSLHTIKQVLLDLEAAGQLHKVRMLLLTNCTFDGVVYNPRLVMEEVLAIKPDICFLWDEAWYAFATAVPWARQRTAMVSAEYLESMLASDEYGAVYEKWRASMQGIPRSQWAEHRLLPDPKRARVRVYATHSTHKSLSALRQASMIHVRDQDFNALTRDAFGEAFLTHTSTSPNQQLLASLDLARRQVDIEGFQLVRQVYDMALVFRHRVRKDRLISKWFRILDEADLVPEEFRASSVSSYRQVRQGALAEWNEAWRSDQFVLDATRVTLFIGSTGMNGYDFREKILMERFGIQINKTSINSVLLIFTIGVTWSSVHYLLDVLRRIATDFDRSQRAASAADWALHERRVEEITQDLPHLPDFSEFDIAFRPDDASSFGDMRSAFYAGYDESDREYVQIGMAGRRLAEGRTLVSTTFVVPYPPGFPVLVPGQVVSKEIVYFLAQLDVKEIHGYNHELGLSVFTDVALKRMEAARNVIASAGAELPAFELAPASSVVNGDGVLQAVADDA; encoded by the coding sequence ATGAAGCGATACAGCACCCGCCCGCGACGACTTCGTGTCTCCGCGCTGGCCGCGGTAGCCAACCCGTCATACGCACGTGTTGATACGTGGAACCTGCTCGACGACGCGTGCTGTCACCTCGCCGAGGTCGACCTGGCCGGGATGGACATCACCCACGACATGGCGAAAGTGCGGCGGCTGATGGACCGCATCGGCGCCTACGAACGGTATTGGCTTTATCCGGGCGCGCAGAACCTGGCAAATTTTCGCGCACACCTGGAAAGCAAGTCCACGGTGCGGCTCAAAGAAGAGGTCTCCCTGGCGGTCCGTCTGCTGGGTGAATATGGTGACCGCACAGCACTTTTCGATACTTCGGCGCCGCTGGCCGAGCAGGAACTGGTGGCCCAGGCCAAGCAGCAGCAGTTCTACACCGTGCTGGTCGCCGATGATGCGCCCACATCGGCGCCCGACTCGTTGGCCGAGCACCTTCGGGCATTGCACAATCCGTCTGACGACGTCCAGTTCGAAGTCCTGCTCGCCCCGAGTGTCGAGGACGCGATCACCGCGGTCGCACTCAACGGCGAGATACAGGCCGCAATCATCCGGCACGACCTGCCACTTCGGTCCCGGGACCGGCTGCCGCTGATGAACGCACTGCTGGGGGCCAACGATGACGTGGTTGCCCCCGATAGCCCGCACGACTGGATCGAATGTGGGGAATGGATCAGGGAGCTGCGCCCGCACATCGACCTCTACCTGCTCACCGACGAGTCGATCGCAGCCGGGGCCGAGGACGATCCGGACGTATACGACCGGACTTTCTACCGGCTCAACGATGTCACCGATCTGCACAGTACGGTGCTGGCCGGACTACGGAACCGGTTCGCCACACCGTTTTTCGATGCTCTGCGGGCCTACGCCGCGGCTCCGGTAGGCCAGTTCCACGCGCTTCCGGTGGCGCGCGGCGCCAGCATCTTCAACTCCAAGTCGCTGCAGGACATGGGGGAGTTCTACGGCCGCAACATCTTCATGGCCGAGACGTCGACCACGTCGGGCGGTCTGGATTCGCTGCTGGACCCGCACGGCAACATCAAGAAGGCCATGGACAAGGCCGCCAGTACCTGGAACGCCGACCACACCTATTTCGTCACCAACGGCACCTCGACCGCGAACAAGATTGTCGTGCAGTCCCTCACCCGACCGGGCGACATCGTGCTGATCGACCGCAACTGTCACAAGTCGCACCACTACGGCCTGGTGCTCGCCGGTGCCTACCCGCTGTATCTGGACGCCTATCCGCTGCCCCCGTTCGCCATCTATGGGGCGGTATCGCTGCACACGATCAAGCAGGTGCTGCTCGACCTGGAGGCGGCCGGACAGCTGCACAAGGTGCGCATGCTGCTGTTGACCAACTGCACCTTCGACGGCGTCGTCTACAACCCGCGGCTGGTCATGGAGGAGGTGCTGGCGATCAAGCCGGATATCTGTTTCCTCTGGGACGAGGCTTGGTACGCGTTTGCCACCGCGGTCCCATGGGCCCGGCAGCGCACCGCGATGGTGTCCGCGGAGTACCTCGAATCAATGTTGGCCTCTGACGAATACGGCGCCGTATACGAGAAGTGGCGCGCCTCCATGCAAGGGATTCCGCGGTCGCAGTGGGCCGAGCACCGATTGCTGCCGGATCCGAAACGGGCACGGGTGCGCGTCTACGCCACGCACTCCACCCACAAGTCGCTCTCGGCGCTGCGGCAGGCATCGATGATCCACGTCCGTGACCAGGACTTCAACGCCCTGACCCGCGACGCGTTCGGCGAGGCGTTTTTGACTCACACCTCGACCTCGCCCAACCAGCAACTGCTGGCCTCGCTGGACCTGGCGCGCCGCCAGGTCGATATCGAGGGATTCCAATTGGTCCGGCAGGTCTACGACATGGCGCTGGTGTTTCGGCACCGTGTTCGTAAAGACCGCCTGATCAGCAAGTGGTTCCGCATTCTCGACGAAGCCGATCTGGTTCCCGAGGAGTTCCGGGCCTCATCGGTCAGCTCCTACCGCCAAGTCAGACAGGGAGCTCTGGCCGAGTGGAACGAGGCATGGCGATCGGATCAGTTCGTGCTGGACGCCACCCGGGTCACCCTGTTCATCGGGAGCACCGGGATGAACGGATACGACTTCCGCGAGAAGATCTTGATGGAGCGATTCGGGATCCAGATCAACAAGACGTCGATCAACAGTGTGCTGCTGATCTTCACCATCGGAGTGACCTGGTCGAGCGTTCACTACCTGCTCGACGTGTTGCGCCGGATCGCCACGGACTTCGATCGGAGCCAGCGGGCGGCCAGCGCGGCCGACTGGGCGCTGCATGAGCGTCGCGTTGAGGAGATCACCCAGGACTTGCCGCATCTGCCCGACTTCAGCGAGTTCGACATTGCGTTCCGCCCCGATGATGCGAGCAGTTTCGGCGACATGCGGTCGGCCTTCTACGCCGGCTATGACGAATCCGACCGCGAGTACGTCCAGATCGGCATGGCCGGGCGCCGCCTGGCCGAGGGCAGAACATTGGTCTCCACCACATTCGTCGTGCCTTACCCTCCGGGCTTCCCGGTGCTGGTCCCGGGCCAGGTGGTGTCCAAAGAGATCGTCTACTTCCTGGCTCAGCTCGACGTCAAAGAAATCCATGGCTACAACCACGAACTCGGGTTGTCGGTGTTCACCGACGTCGCGCTGAAACGGATGGAGGCGGCTCGCAATGTGATCGCCTCGGCGGGCGCGGAGCTGCCGGCCTTCGAGCTTGCGCCGGCTTCTTCGGTTGTCAACGGTGACGGTGTGCTTCAGGCCGTCGCCGACGACGCCTGA
- a CDS encoding FAD-dependent monooxygenase gives MAKPIVLISGAGIAGPALAFWLTHSGYQVVVTELADDIRPGGQTVDLRGAGRLVIERMGLLEQMRQRSLRQRGIAWIRADGRRRAEMPVEAFHGNGPVSELEILRGDLAAVLYRATAAGTDYRFGTRITDLAPSGDAVQARLSDGTTVRADLVVGADGPHSGVRRLAFGPEEQFARPLGGYNAWFSAPDTVGLNGWYLMYQAPGGLNASMRPSHDPATAKAGLAFRSAPIRYDRGDLDAQRDLLAARFAGAGWQSDALIAAAREADDFYLDAIVQIHLDAWSRGRVTLVGDAGYCASPLSGMGTSLALVGAYVLAGELGPAHGDGIDEAALAAALARYETVLRPYVANCQDLPNSIDRFLPMSESEIRSNAAAMKYMQRWPFRFFAERKWFTIAESIELPRYPRLP, from the coding sequence ATGGCGAAGCCGATCGTCCTGATCAGCGGCGCGGGGATCGCCGGCCCGGCGCTGGCATTCTGGCTCACCCACAGCGGATACCAGGTGGTGGTGACCGAACTCGCCGACGACATCCGCCCGGGCGGTCAGACCGTCGACTTGCGGGGGGCCGGACGGCTGGTCATCGAACGGATGGGACTGCTGGAGCAGATGCGCCAGCGCAGCCTGCGCCAGCGCGGCATCGCCTGGATACGGGCGGACGGCCGGCGCCGCGCCGAGATGCCGGTTGAGGCCTTCCACGGCAACGGACCGGTCAGCGAGCTCGAGATTCTGCGCGGTGACCTGGCCGCGGTGCTCTACCGGGCCACCGCCGCCGGCACCGACTACCGATTCGGTACCCGCATCACCGATCTGGCACCGTCGGGCGACGCGGTCCAGGCGAGGCTGTCCGACGGGACGACGGTGCGGGCGGATCTGGTGGTCGGCGCCGACGGTCCGCACTCGGGTGTCCGGCGGCTGGCCTTTGGCCCCGAAGAGCAGTTCGCCCGGCCGCTGGGCGGCTACAACGCCTGGTTCAGCGCACCCGACACGGTCGGCCTCAACGGCTGGTACCTGATGTACCAGGCCCCCGGAGGGCTCAACGCGTCGATGCGCCCGTCGCACGATCCCGCGACAGCCAAGGCCGGACTGGCATTTCGCTCCGCTCCGATCCGCTACGACCGTGGCGACCTGGACGCCCAACGCGATCTGCTCGCCGCCCGCTTCGCCGGTGCCGGCTGGCAATCCGACGCGCTGATCGCCGCGGCGCGCGAGGCCGATGACTTCTACCTGGACGCGATCGTCCAGATTCATCTGGACGCGTGGTCACGCGGACGGGTCACGCTGGTCGGCGACGCCGGCTACTGCGCATCGCCGCTGAGCGGCATGGGCACCAGCCTGGCGCTGGTGGGTGCATACGTGCTGGCCGGCGAGTTGGGCCCGGCCCACGGCGACGGCATCGACGAGGCCGCGCTGGCGGCCGCGTTGGCCCGCTACGAGACCGTGCTGCGGCCGTATGTAGCCAACTGTCAGGACCTGCCGAACAGCATCGATCGCTTTCTGCCGATGTCGGAGTCCGAGATCCGGTCAAACGCTGCGGCGATGAAGTACATGCAGCGCTGGCCGTTTCGCTTCTTCGCCGAAAGAAAGTGGTTCACCATCGCCGAGTCCATCGAGCTGCCCCGGTATCCGCGGCTGCCCTAG
- a CDS encoding GNAT family N-acetyltransferase has translation MTHFPPRYLDSRRLLLRPPKLDDAGPIYKKIAKDPEVTRFLLWRAHRNVAETRRVLINQLSRSRYERNWVISLHGSGEIVGLISCRSDAPRSIEVGYCLGRQWWDMGFMSEALSLLLAGLPADAAGCRVWATCHVDNARSARLLQRAGFVLEARLCRHAVYPTMGPEPNDSLLYTRILRLNRAPMPRFAP, from the coding sequence ATGACCCACTTCCCCCCTCGATACCTGGACAGCCGGCGTCTGCTGCTGCGGCCACCCAAACTCGACGACGCCGGCCCGATATACAAGAAGATCGCCAAAGATCCCGAAGTCACCCGCTTCCTGCTGTGGAGAGCACACCGCAACGTGGCGGAAACCCGCCGAGTGCTGATCAACCAGCTCAGCCGGAGCCGCTACGAACGCAATTGGGTGATCTCGCTACACGGCAGCGGCGAGATCGTCGGCCTGATCAGCTGCCGAAGCGACGCGCCCCGCTCGATCGAGGTTGGCTACTGTCTGGGCCGGCAATGGTGGGACATGGGTTTCATGTCCGAGGCGCTGAGCCTGTTGCTGGCCGGGCTGCCGGCCGACGCCGCCGGATGCCGCGTCTGGGCAACATGCCACGTCGACAACGCCCGGTCGGCGCGGCTGCTGCAGCGCGCCGGGTTCGTCCTGGAGGCCCGACTCTGCCGTCACGCCGTCTATCCGACCATGGGTCCCGAACCCAACGACAGTCTGCTGTACACCAGGATCCTGCGGCTCAACCGCGCCCCGATGCCACGGTTTGCCCCCTGA
- a CDS encoding serine hydrolase domain-containing protein, which translates to MNLDANQADIREVCDAGLLSGAVTVVWQHGEVLQVNEIGYRDVEAGLPMQRDTLFRIASMTKPVTVAAAMSMVDEGKMALRDPITRWAPELRDIRVLDDPHGPLDRTHPTRRPILIEDLLTHTSGLAYSFSVSGDISRAYMRLPFGHGSDAWLAELAALPLVHQPGERVTYSHAIDLLGVIMSRIDDKPFYQVLDERILGPAGMTDTGFFVSTQAQRRAATMYRLDELDQLRHDVMGPPHVRPPSFCNAGGGLWSTADDYLRFVRLLLGDGTIDGVRVLSPESVRLMRTDRLSDEHKRHNFLGAPFWVGRGFGLNLSVVTDPAQSTPLFGPGGLGTFSWPGAYGTWWQADPGADLILLYLIQHCPDLSVNAAAAVAGNPGLAKLRTAQPRFVRRTYRALGL; encoded by the coding sequence GTGAATCTCGACGCCAACCAGGCTGATATCCGCGAGGTCTGCGATGCCGGATTGCTCTCCGGCGCAGTGACCGTGGTTTGGCAGCACGGAGAAGTACTGCAGGTCAACGAAATCGGCTACCGAGACGTCGAGGCGGGCCTGCCGATGCAGCGCGACACGCTGTTTCGCATCGCGTCCATGACCAAACCCGTCACCGTTGCCGCGGCCATGAGCATGGTCGACGAGGGCAAAATGGCCCTGCGTGACCCGATCACACGCTGGGCGCCCGAGTTGCGCGACATCCGGGTGCTTGACGACCCGCACGGCCCGTTGGACCGCACGCACCCCACCCGACGGCCGATCCTCATCGAGGACCTGCTGACTCACACCAGCGGGCTGGCCTACAGTTTTTCGGTGTCCGGGGACATTTCGCGGGCGTACATGCGATTGCCATTTGGTCATGGTTCCGACGCCTGGCTGGCCGAACTCGCCGCGCTGCCACTGGTGCACCAGCCCGGCGAGCGGGTCACCTACAGCCACGCCATCGATCTGCTCGGCGTCATCATGTCCCGCATCGACGACAAGCCTTTCTACCAGGTGCTCGACGAGCGAATACTGGGCCCGGCCGGCATGACCGACACCGGCTTCTTCGTGTCGACACAGGCCCAGCGCCGCGCCGCAACCATGTACCGCCTCGACGAGCTGGACCAGCTACGGCACGACGTCATGGGCCCACCGCACGTGCGGCCTCCGTCGTTCTGCAACGCCGGCGGCGGATTGTGGTCAACCGCCGACGACTACCTGAGATTTGTCCGGCTACTGCTCGGCGACGGGACGATCGACGGCGTTCGGGTGCTCTCACCGGAGTCGGTGCGGCTGATGCGCACCGACCGGCTCAGCGACGAGCACAAGCGACACAACTTTCTCGGGGCGCCCTTCTGGGTGGGCCGCGGGTTCGGGCTGAACCTGTCGGTGGTGACCGACCCGGCTCAGTCCACTCCACTGTTCGGCCCGGGCGGGCTTGGCACCTTCAGCTGGCCCGGTGCCTACGGGACCTGGTGGCAGGCCGATCCTGGCGCCGACCTGATCCTGCTGTATCTGATTCAGCATTGTCCCGACCTGTCCGTGAACGCGGCGGCTGCGGTCGCGGGCAACCCGGGGCTGGCCAAGCTGCGCACGGCACAACCCCGGTTCGTCCGGCGCACCTACCGCGCGCTCGGACTGTAG
- a CDS encoding LppX_LprAFG lipoprotein, translating into MNGLISQAHTSHRLLSRPCRRFSTPTSVAILFATALVATVMTGCGHKSTTATSQTPGASGTSATTATSGATGAPSPQAQQILQDSSKATKGLHSVHVAVNVTDLPKLPFESVNADVTNQPQGNGQAVGNAKVRMQPDAPAVATDFLVTNKTMYTKNGETYTSVGPAQRIYDPGIILDKDRGLGAVIAQVQNPKIEGSETVDGMATVKVSGTIDGAVIDPIVPQLGKDGGTMPITLWIVDTSAQAPASSTAESPAPEPPAANLVRMVVDKGQGNVEITLSNWGVPVTIPNPTG; encoded by the coding sequence ATGAATGGCTTGATCTCCCAAGCGCACACCTCCCACCGACTTCTCTCCCGTCCCTGCCGTCGATTCTCGACCCCGACGTCCGTCGCAATCCTGTTTGCGACGGCACTTGTCGCAACGGTCATGACCGGGTGCGGGCACAAATCCACAACGGCAACCTCGCAAACCCCAGGGGCGTCGGGAACCTCTGCCACCACGGCGACATCCGGGGCCACGGGCGCCCCATCACCACAAGCCCAGCAGATCTTGCAAGACAGTTCCAAGGCGACCAAGGGCCTGCATTCGGTTCACGTCGCGGTGAACGTCACCGATCTACCGAAGCTGCCGTTCGAAAGTGTGAATGCCGACGTGACCAATCAGCCGCAGGGCAACGGCCAGGCGGTAGGCAATGCCAAGGTCCGGATGCAGCCGGATGCTCCGGCCGTCGCGACCGACTTCCTGGTCACGAACAAGACCATGTACACCAAGAACGGCGAGACCTACACGTCGGTCGGTCCGGCCCAGAGGATCTACGACCCGGGCATCATCCTGGATAAGGACCGTGGCCTGGGTGCGGTGATCGCACAGGTGCAGAACCCGAAGATCGAAGGAAGCGAAACGGTCGACGGCATGGCAACCGTCAAGGTGTCGGGCACCATCGACGGCGCGGTGATCGATCCGATCGTGCCTCAGTTGGGTAAGGACGGGGGGACGATGCCGATCACCCTGTGGATCGTTGACACCAGTGCCCAGGCTCCGGCGAGCTCGACCGCCGAGTCGCCGGCACCGGAGCCGCCGGCGGCAAACCTGGTCCGGATGGTGGTCGACAAAGGCCAGGGCAACGTCGAGATAACCCTGTCCAACTGGGGTGTCCCGGTGACCATCCCCAACCCGACGGGGTAA
- a CDS encoding fatty acid desaturase: MPNDLPEVQERPGLRPAPPPGGPPMADVWVYNGRAYDLSDWISKHPGGAFFIGRTKNRDITAIIAAYHRDPAKIERMLQRYALGRDATPRDIHPKHNAPAFLFKDDFNSWRDTPKYRFDDRNDLMHRVKARLNEPALAARIKRMDRLFNIVVALLAVAYFAVQGLRLLDTRWMPLPAFVIAMVLLRSSLAGFGHYALHRAQRGVNRVLGNSFDMNYVALALVTADGHTLLHHPYTQSDVDIKKNVFTMMMGLPRLYRIPVHTIHKFGHMFTGMAIRIADVWKITRKVGVQESYGSWRAALPHFLGSSGVRLLLVTELVVFTLAGDFWAWALQFIVTLWVSTFLVVASHEFEDDSAEGVEQGEDWGVDQVVHANDLTVIGNRYVDCFLSAGLSSHRVHHVLPFQRSGFANIVTEDVLREEAARFGVEWLAPKSFVADRLPKLCRSYLLAPSRQAREQGWGLIREHCSPAAWKASASYVVAGFVGIGSV, encoded by the coding sequence ATGCCGAACGACCTCCCAGAAGTTCAGGAGCGCCCTGGGCTACGTCCTGCTCCTCCGCCCGGAGGGCCGCCGATGGCCGACGTATGGGTCTACAACGGAAGGGCCTACGACCTCAGCGATTGGATTTCCAAACACCCCGGCGGCGCCTTCTTCATCGGGCGGACCAAGAACCGCGACATCACCGCCATCATCGCCGCCTACCATCGCGACCCGGCCAAGATCGAGCGGATGCTGCAACGATATGCGTTGGGGCGCGACGCGACTCCCAGAGATATCCATCCCAAGCACAACGCGCCGGCGTTCTTGTTCAAAGACGATTTCAACAGTTGGCGCGATACCCCCAAGTACCGCTTTGACGACCGGAACGACCTGATGCACCGCGTCAAAGCCCGGCTGAACGAGCCCGCGCTGGCCGCCCGGATCAAGCGCATGGATCGACTTTTCAACATCGTTGTGGCGCTCCTGGCGGTTGCCTATTTCGCCGTGCAGGGTCTGCGATTGCTCGACACCCGATGGATGCCGTTGCCGGCCTTCGTGATCGCGATGGTGTTGTTGCGCAGCTCGCTTGCCGGCTTCGGTCACTACGCCTTGCACCGCGCCCAACGGGGCGTCAACAGGGTGCTCGGGAATAGCTTCGATATGAACTATGTGGCACTGGCTTTGGTGACCGCTGACGGACATACCCTGCTGCACCACCCGTACACGCAAAGCGATGTGGACATCAAGAAGAACGTGTTCACCATGATGATGGGACTGCCCCGGTTGTATCGGATCCCGGTGCATACCATTCACAAGTTCGGCCACATGTTCACCGGCATGGCCATTCGGATTGCCGACGTATGGAAAATCACCCGCAAGGTGGGTGTACAAGAGTCCTACGGAAGCTGGCGTGCGGCGCTGCCGCACTTCCTCGGCTCGTCGGGGGTGCGGCTGCTGTTGGTCACCGAGCTGGTGGTGTTCACCCTGGCGGGCGATTTTTGGGCCTGGGCCCTGCAATTCATCGTGACGCTGTGGGTCAGCACCTTCTTGGTGGTCGCCAGCCACGAGTTCGAGGACGACTCGGCGGAGGGTGTCGAGCAGGGCGAGGACTGGGGTGTGGACCAAGTCGTGCACGCCAACGACCTCACGGTGATCGGGAATCGCTACGTTGACTGCTTTTTGTCCGCGGGGTTGAGTTCGCACCGCGTTCATCACGTGCTGCCGTTCCAGCGCAGCGGATTTGCCAACATTGTCACCGAGGACGTGTTGCGGGAAGAGGCTGCAAGGTTCGGTGTCGAGTGGCTTGCGCCGAAGAGCTTCGTCGCGGACCGACTGCCCAAGCTCTGCCGTTCATATCTGTTGGCACCGTCCCGGCAGGCCAGGGAGCAAGGTTGGGGCCTGATCCGTGAGCATTGCTCACCCGCAGCCTGGAAAGCCAGCGCCAGCTACGTGGTCGCCGGCTTCGTCGGAATCGGGTCGGTATGA
- a CDS encoding type III polyketide synthase, with product MSTAAEGGAIRRAGHEPRYDLAQLPPAPPTTVAVIEGMATGAPQRVVAQADAAARVSELFVDPQQRERISRIYDKTRIDTRRMAVDPLDDEFDEFRREPATIRDRMNLFYQHAVPLAVDVAARALDGLPYAPDEIGQLVFVTSTGFIAPGVDVEIVKQLGLPRSISRVVVNFMGCAAAMNAIRTATNYVRAHPSMKALVVCIELSSVNAVFADDINDVVIHSLFGDGCGALVIGASQVQQPLPAGNVVIRSSFSQLLDDAEDGIVLGVNHDGITCELSENLPSYIYRSVDPVVAEMLRDNGLSKADIDLWAIHPGGPKIIEQSARSLGIPVGRAVQSWDVLAQFGNMLSVSLIFVLEMMVAQAESDKPISTGVAFAFAPGVTVEGMLFDIIRH from the coding sequence ATGAGCACCGCAGCCGAGGGCGGCGCAATCCGCCGGGCCGGCCACGAGCCGCGTTACGACCTCGCCCAATTGCCGCCGGCACCGCCAACCACGGTGGCCGTTATCGAAGGCATGGCCACCGGCGCCCCACAACGGGTGGTTGCTCAGGCCGACGCCGCCGCTCGTGTTTCCGAGCTGTTCGTTGATCCGCAACAGCGGGAACGAATTTCGCGGATATATGACAAGACCCGGATTGATACCCGCAGGATGGCAGTGGATCCGCTCGACGACGAGTTCGACGAGTTCCGGCGCGAGCCGGCAACGATCCGGGACCGGATGAACCTGTTCTATCAGCACGCCGTACCGCTGGCGGTCGACGTGGCCGCCCGTGCCCTCGACGGCCTCCCATACGCCCCCGACGAGATCGGCCAGCTGGTGTTCGTCACCAGCACCGGTTTCATTGCACCGGGCGTGGATGTGGAGATCGTCAAGCAGCTCGGTCTGCCCCGGTCGATATCGCGGGTGGTGGTCAACTTCATGGGTTGTGCTGCCGCAATGAACGCCATTCGCACCGCGACGAACTACGTCCGAGCCCACCCGAGCATGAAGGCATTGGTGGTGTGCATCGAATTGTCCTCGGTGAATGCGGTTTTCGCCGATGACATCAACGACGTCGTAATCCACAGTTTGTTCGGAGATGGCTGCGGCGCATTGGTCATTGGAGCCAGCCAGGTCCAGCAGCCGCTACCCGCTGGCAACGTGGTGATCCGCAGCAGCTTCAGCCAGCTGCTCGACGACGCCGAGGACGGGATCGTGCTTGGGGTCAATCACGACGGCATCACGTGTGAGCTGTCGGAGAATCTGCCCAGCTACATCTACCGTTCGGTCGACCCGGTGGTCGCAGAGATGTTGCGGGACAACGGGTTGAGCAAGGCCGATATCGACCTGTGGGCGATACATCCGGGTGGGCCGAAGATCATCGAGCAGTCCGCGCGCTCGTTGGGGATTCCCGTCGGGCGAGCCGTGCAGAGCTGGGATGTACTAGCTCAGTTCGGCAACATGTTGAGCGTATCGCTGATCTTCGTGCTGGAAATGATGGTTGCGCAGGCCGAGTCGGACAAACCCATCTCAACGGGTGTGGCGTTCGCCTTCGCCCCGGGCGTCACGGTCGAAGGCATGTTGTTCGACATCATCCGCCACTGA
- a CDS encoding sulfotransferase domain-containing protein, which produces MGNNRPPPAPSSGQFRTDDRVAYRSWMSDNLRWDSLTLRDGDIVISAPPKCGTTWTQRLISLLIFDGPQLPAPMHLVSPWLDLTARPVQEVAAALDAQPHRRFIKTHTPLDGLVLEDRVTYIGVGRDPRDAAVSMLMDQHRMRALHEVLGPPGERFAPPGLDFDGEFSPLDVLRRWLEGPNVPTEGIASLATILHHFATFWDRRRQPNVAMFHYADYRADLVGELLRLGSVLGIELGPDRAAELAEHATLDAMRAHADALAPAATPGVLPGHQPRTEAPFFRAGGRGQWHDIFTAAEHRRYGERAAELAGNLGGPEFLDWAHRGRGDRRGPVERGES; this is translated from the coding sequence ATGGGCAACAATCGCCCGCCTCCGGCGCCGTCATCCGGTCAGTTCCGGACCGATGACCGGGTTGCCTACCGCTCCTGGATGAGCGACAACCTGCGCTGGGATAGCTTGACGTTGCGGGACGGCGACATCGTGATCTCGGCACCGCCGAAGTGCGGCACCACCTGGACGCAACGCCTGATTTCCCTGCTCATCTTCGATGGGCCGCAGCTGCCGGCGCCGATGCACTTGGTGTCGCCGTGGCTGGACCTGACCGCCCGGCCGGTGCAGGAGGTCGCCGCCGCACTCGATGCCCAGCCCCATCGCCGGTTCATCAAGACCCACACGCCGCTGGACGGCTTGGTGCTCGAGGATCGGGTCACCTATATCGGGGTGGGGCGCGATCCCCGCGATGCCGCGGTCTCGATGCTGATGGACCAGCACCGGATGCGGGCGCTGCACGAGGTGTTGGGGCCGCCAGGTGAGCGATTCGCGCCCCCGGGTTTGGACTTCGACGGCGAGTTCAGCCCGCTCGACGTGCTGCGGCGCTGGCTGGAAGGGCCCAACGTACCCACCGAGGGGATCGCTTCGTTGGCCACCATCCTGCATCACTTCGCCACGTTCTGGGACCGGCGCAGGCAGCCCAACGTCGCGATGTTCCACTACGCGGACTACCGGGCGGACCTCGTCGGTGAACTGTTGCGCCTCGGCTCGGTCCTGGGTATCGAGCTGGGTCCCGATCGCGCCGCGGAGTTGGCCGAACACGCCACCCTCGACGCCATGCGCGCGCACGCCGATGCGCTTGCTCCCGCGGCCACCCCCGGCGTCCTACCCGGGCACCAGCCGCGTACCGAAGCCCCCTTCTTCCGGGCCGGTGGACGTGGCCAGTGGCACGACATTTTCACCGCCGCCGAGCATCGGCGCTACGGCGAACGCGCGGCCGAATTGGCCGGGAATCTGGGCGGCCCGGAGTTCCTCGACTGGGCTCACCGGGGTCGCGGGGACCGCCGCGGCCCCGTCGAGCGGGGGGAGTCCTGA